The Tissierellales bacterium DNA segment TTGTTTTAGCTGGACGACTTATGTCTAAGCGTGGACAAGGAAAAGTTGGATTTTATGATATTCAAGATTCTAATGGAAGAATTCAATTATTTATCAAAAAAGATTTGGTTGGAGAAGCTGAATATGAGTGGATTAAAACTTATGATATAGGTGATTACTTAGGAGCAGAAGGAACTATTTTCATGACTAAGAAGGGTGAAATTTCTGTTAGAGTTGAAAAAGTTACTTTGCTTTCTAAATCATTACAGATATTACCAGAAAAATTCCACGGATTAAAAGATCCAGATTTAAGATATAGACAAAGATATGTTGATTTGGTTATGAATCCAGAGATTAAAAATGTTTTTGAAACTCGTTCAAAAATAATCAGAAAGACTAGAGAGTTTTTAGATGGTAGAGGGTTCATGGAAGTAGAGACTCCAGTATTAAATACTCTTTCGGGAGGAGCATCTGCTAGACCATTTATCACACATCATAACAGTTTAGATATAGAAATGTATATGAGAATAGCCTTAGAATTACCACTTAAGAGATTGATTGTTGGTGGATTTGACAAGGTGTATGAAATGAGTCGTGTATTTAGAAATGAAGGAATGGATGCTAGTCATAATCCAGAATTTACATTATTGGAAACGTATGAAGCATTTGCTGATTATGAAGATGTAATGAGAATGGTTGAAGAACTTTATGCATTTGTAGCGCAAGAAGTAAAAGGTGATTTGAAAATTAATTTCCAGGGAGAGACTATTGATTTGACACCACCTTGGAAAAGAGCTAGAATGGTCGACTTAGTTACAGAATATGCTGGTGTTGATTTTGACAAGATTACTGACAAAGAAGAAGCTCATGCTAAAGCTAAGGAATTACACTTAGAGTTAGAAGGTCATGAAAGTATTGGAGAGATTATCAATGAGGCATTTGAAGCGTTTGTTGAAGAACATCTAGTTCAGCCAACGTTTGTAACTCATCATCCAGTTGAAATATCTCCATTAGCTAAAAAAGATCCAGAAGATGGAAGATATACACATAGATTCGAAGCGTTTATTTGCAAAAGTGAAGCAGGAAATGCTTTTTCAGAATTAAATGATCCAATTGATCAAAAAGAAAGATTTATGGATCAAGTTAAGAAAAGAGAATCTGGTGATGAAGAAGCTCAAATGATGGATACTGACTTTATAAATGCACTAGAAGTTGGTATGCCACCAACAGGCGGTTTAGGAATTGGAATTGATAGAATGGTAATGTTATTTACAGACCAATCGAGCATAAGAGATGTAATTTTATTCCCAACTATGAAACCAACAGGTGGACAGCAATAGAAGATAATAAATAGTTTGATATAAAAAAGCGTCCTATGGACGCTTTTTAGTTATCTTAAAACACATTTAAAAGGAGTGATCCTATGTACACGTTAGATTCACTTGAACAGATATGCCATGGCTGCCGAAAGTGTAAACTAGGAGAAACTAGAAATCAATTGGTATTTGGAAAAGGTAAAGAAGATGCTGATATGATGCTTATTGGCGAAGGTCCGGGCTATAATGAAGATCAGCAGGGAATACCGTTTGTAGGAGTTGCAGGTCAATTACTAGATAAAATATTGGCAGCTATAGAACTTAGTAAAGAGGAAGTTTATATAGCAAATATAGTTAAATGTAGGCCGCCGAATAATAGAAATCCACTTAAAGAAGAGGAAGACTCGTGCTTGCCATATTTGAGATGGCAAGTTAAAATTGTAGAGCCCCAAATTATAGTGTGTTTGGGTGCAGTAGCATCTAAGCGATTGATTGATGAAAATTTTAGAATAACTAGAGAGCATGGAAAATGGTTTAAAAAAGGGAATTATTGGATGATTGCAACCTATCACCCAGCAGCACTTTTAAGAGATGAATCTAAAAAAAGAGATGCATGGGATGACTGGAAGGTAATAAAAGCAAAATATGATGAACTTAAGGGGGAAATAATTTGAATAAAGAATTTGTAGAACGATTAAAAAAACACTTTCCTGACAAAAAATTGGTTTTTGGAGATGGAGAAAAATCAACGAAAATTTTATTGATAGGAGAAGCTCCAGGAGAACAAGAAGCTAAACAAGGAAAACCATTTGTAGGCAAGGCTGGCAAAAATCTAGATGAATTTATATCTATTCTGAAATTACAGAGAAAAGATTTATACATAACAAATGTGGTCAAATTTAGACCAACTAAATTAAGTGTTAAAACTGGGAAACCAATAAACAGACCCCCTAAAAAAGACGAAATAAGTAGTTTTAAACCTTATCTGATAGAAGAAATTGAAACTATTAAACCAAAAGTTATAGTAACACTTGGAAATACTCCGTTAAAAGCACTTTTAGGAGACAAGGTAAATATAGGACAATGTCATGGTGAAATTCAAACATTGGATTTAAATGGAATAGAATTTGACTTGATGCCGCTCTATCATCCAGCAGCTATAATATACAATCAAAGCTTAAAAGAAATATATGCGAATGATTTGGAGCGATTAAGAACATTCTTAGAGGAGAATTTGATATGAAAAAGCCAAATATACTGAAGTGGGTTGGAACAATATTATTGATTAGTGGATTGATGTCTATTATAGGTCAAAATATCTTATTTAATATCTTGAGAAATCAAAATTTATTAACTAATGTAAATGCTAGTTCTATAACTATATTGTATTCCCTAATAGCTGTGATTAGTTTGATGAGCGGTATATTGATCTTAAAAGGAAATTCAATTGGAGAAAAAGTATATCTTTTGAGTATGCCTATAGCTATTGGGGTAGAAATTTTCATGGTAGGATTTACACCCATGGTCATGTCGAATTCTATGGCTTGTATTTTGGTATATTTATTGTTGAATACACAAGATGTAAAAGATTTTTTTAAAGAAAATAGGTTAGAAAAAGAAGAAATGAAAGAATCGAAAATTATAGAAGCACCGTACAAATTACTTGGAGTATTTTTATATGGAATAAGTTTATTTATACTAACTGGTGGTATAATATTGGGATTTTTAGCGATAGCAAATTTAGGAGACTTTAGATACTTTGAGATTGCTTTGGTTTTGATTGGAGTAGTTTTGAATATATTTAGTTTGAAACTGTGGAAAATTAATTTTAAATTCATGATAGGAGTATCTTTTATAGTAGTTGGAAGTTTGTTTTTAATAAATGCAGTAACATTTTCACTTCTGGAGAGAATTGTATCAGAGCAGATATTATTAATGAAATATATTTTGTCAGGTTTAATCGGGATTGGGCAATTATTTTTAGGAAAAAGTCTTGTTTTGAAATCGAGAAAGTGATAGACTAATATCGAGAAGATGCTACATATGGGGTCTGATTATCAATCAGACCCCATATAATGTGGAGGTGCAATTATTGAAAGTTATAAAACGAAATGGAGATTTAGTTGAATTTAACAAAAATAAGATTGTGGTAGCTATACGAGCTTCTATGGCTGAAACTAAGCTTGGAATTGAAGAGGATATCATAGCGGATGTAGTTGCAGTTGTTGAACAAATCATTGAAAAAGGTTATGAAAGCATTAATGTAGAAGATATACAAGATATTGTTGAAAATGCACTTATGGATAGTAGTCGAAAAGATGCTGCTAAGCGATATATATTGTATAGATATGAAAGAGATAAAACTAGAGATGCTAGAAAAAGACATGATGGAAGTTTATTGAGTGAAGAATTTGTAAGTCAGTATAAACACAAGCCATCGCCTATGAAACAATTGGGGAATTTTGTATACTACAGAACGTATTCCCGATATATACCTGATTTAAAAAGAAGAGAATATTGGTGGGAGACTGTAAAACGAGCGGTAGATTATAATTGTAAATTAGTTCCAACTACTAAAGAAGAAGCTGAAAATTTATACGATAATATATTTAATTTGAGACAATTTCTATCGGGTAGAACATTTTGGGTTGGAAACACAGAAGTAGCTAAAAATTATCCTATGTCGAACTATAATTGTGCATTTGAAGTTATAAATAGTTTTGAATCTTTGAGGGATTTATTTTATTTACTGATGGTAGGAGCTGGAGTTGGCGTTAGAATATTAAAATCAGATGTTGAGCAACTGCCTAAAATTCGAACAGATTATGATTTGATTCATGGGGATTATACTCCTATTCAAAAGCAAAATAGAGAAGATAGCACTAGTCTCGAGTTCAGTTATAATTCGGTTGTTAAAATAACGGTAGGAGATAGTAAAGAGGGTTGGGTTCAATCGCTTGATTATTTCTTTAGATTGTTGTATAGCAACGAATACAGAAATATTAAGACAATTATAATAAATTATGACCATGTTAGACCTAAAGGAGAAAGGCTCAAAACATTTGGAGGAACAGCTAGTGGTCATGAGAGTCTTAAAAACATGTTTTATAAAGTAGATAGAGTTATAAAGAAAGCCTCTGTGTTAGCTGAAAAAGCAAGAATAGCACTAAGACCTATAGATTGCTTGGATATAGCAAACATAATTGGAGAAAATGTTGTAGTAGGTGGAGTTAGAAGGACAGCAGAAATAGTACTTGTAGATCAAGATGATGAAATGAGCATTGATGCAAAAACTAATTTATACAAAAAAATTGACAATAACTGGATAGTGGATCAGGAAATAATTCATAGACAGATGAGTAATAATTCAATATATTATA contains these protein-coding regions:
- the lysS gene encoding lysine--tRNA ligase is translated as MDNLNEMQIIRRDKLKDLQANGRDPFKIEKFEVTNKSKEIKERFEEFEGKNVVLAGRLMSKRGQGKVGFYDIQDSNGRIQLFIKKDLVGEAEYEWIKTYDIGDYLGAEGTIFMTKKGEISVRVEKVTLLSKSLQILPEKFHGLKDPDLRYRQRYVDLVMNPEIKNVFETRSKIIRKTREFLDGRGFMEVETPVLNTLSGGASARPFITHHNSLDIEMYMRIALELPLKRLIVGGFDKVYEMSRVFRNEGMDASHNPEFTLLETYEAFADYEDVMRMVEELYAFVAQEVKGDLKINFQGETIDLTPPWKRARMVDLVTEYAGVDFDKITDKEEAHAKAKELHLELEGHESIGEIINEAFEAFVEEHLVQPTFVTHHPVEISPLAKKDPEDGRYTHRFEAFICKSEAGNAFSELNDPIDQKERFMDQVKKRESGDEEAQMMDTDFINALEVGMPPTGGLGIGIDRMVMLFTDQSSIRDVILFPTMKPTGGQQ
- a CDS encoding uracil-DNA glycosylase, yielding MYTLDSLEQICHGCRKCKLGETRNQLVFGKGKEDADMMLIGEGPGYNEDQQGIPFVGVAGQLLDKILAAIELSKEEVYIANIVKCRPPNNRNPLKEEEDSCLPYLRWQVKIVEPQIIVCLGAVASKRLIDENFRITREHGKWFKKGNYWMIATYHPAALLRDESKKRDAWDDWKVIKAKYDELKGEII
- a CDS encoding uracil-DNA glycosylase — encoded protein: MNKEFVERLKKHFPDKKLVFGDGEKSTKILLIGEAPGEQEAKQGKPFVGKAGKNLDEFISILKLQRKDLYITNVVKFRPTKLSVKTGKPINRPPKKDEISSFKPYLIEEIETIKPKVIVTLGNTPLKALLGDKVNIGQCHGEIQTLDLNGIEFDLMPLYHPAAIIYNQSLKEIYANDLERLRTFLEENLI
- the nrdJ gene encoding ribonucleoside-triphosphate reductase, adenosylcobalamin-dependent, giving the protein MKVIKRNGDLVEFNKNKIVVAIRASMAETKLGIEEDIIADVVAVVEQIIEKGYESINVEDIQDIVENALMDSSRKDAAKRYILYRYERDKTRDARKRHDGSLLSEEFVSQYKHKPSPMKQLGNFVYYRTYSRYIPDLKRREYWWETVKRAVDYNCKLVPTTKEEAENLYDNIFNLRQFLSGRTFWVGNTEVAKNYPMSNYNCAFEVINSFESLRDLFYLLMVGAGVGVRILKSDVEQLPKIRTDYDLIHGDYTPIQKQNREDSTSLEFSYNSVVKITVGDSKEGWVQSLDYFFRLLYSNEYRNIKTIIINYDHVRPKGERLKTFGGTASGHESLKNMFYKVDRVIKKASVLAEKARIALRPIDCLDIANIIGENVVVGGVRRTAEIVLVDQDDEMSIDAKTNLYKKIDNNWIVDQEIIHRQMSNNSIYYTKKPTRERLHWQMEKMRYSGEPGWVNEEAGAKRRPNMNGVNPCGEILLDAKGMCNLTTVNVYSFVENGKLDIERLLDAQRLSARAAYRMTCVELEIPKWDKVQNRDRLLGCSMTGWQDMVNATSMEREEQKHILGELRKAAREAADEYARELGHSEPLLVTTVKPEGTLSQLPTVSSGVHYSHSPYFIRRVRISSDDPLVKVCEELGYPVFPEVGQDIKTCTTKVVEFPVKAPDGITKYDVSAIEQLENYKMFMKHYVDHNCSITIHVRPHEWETVEEWVWENWDDVVALSFLALDDNFYELLPYEAIDEEEYNRRVGEMKSFIPSLISKYEKEETEFDIGTEGCESGVCPIR